A single region of the Candidatus Poribacteria bacterium genome encodes:
- a CDS encoding Rpn family recombination-promoting nuclease/putative transposase, which produces MPETQETQIEHFPDRSLRRLLQDREYVRGLVQIIAPDIEVFLDFSRITYEKRSFISKALQERESDVLLSVPFQEGTDATDTDALLIYILIEHQSTVDKTMGFRLLSYMMQIWESQRREWETAKIPENERFLQPILPILLYTGDRPWTVPVSLTTLMDVPEILERFVPSFDTLFLGVKETEAEALTRSGHPLGWLLHVLQKEHSDKTEISEALTDAVSHLASVDEDFAPQIAEALRYFVQLIFHRRSLDERDALVDIIRQHIQDDKELETMAQTTAEFLIEQGKAEGKVEGKAEGKAEGIEQGKAEGKAEGKVEGKQDAVLKLLQLRFQNVPEVLSREISNIHNLLLLDALLEQAMTAQSLDEIDTHFSLNSP; this is translated from the coding sequence ATGCCCGAAACCCAAGAGACTCAGATAGAACACTTCCCTGACCGTAGCCTCAGACGCTTGCTTCAAGACAGGGAATATGTGCGGGGGTTAGTCCAAATTATCGCACCGGACATCGAGGTGTTTCTCGACTTCAGCCGGATTACATACGAAAAAAGAAGTTTTATCTCTAAAGCCCTGCAAGAACGCGAGTCAGATGTCCTACTGAGTGTCCCGTTTCAAGAAGGCACGGATGCCACAGATACCGATGCGCTGCTCATCTATATCCTCATTGAACATCAATCTACAGTGGATAAAACGATGGGGTTTCGGTTATTGTCTTACATGATGCAAATCTGGGAGTCGCAACGGCGGGAATGGGAAACGGCGAAGATTCCAGAAAATGAAAGATTTTTACAGCCGATCCTGCCAATTCTGCTTTATACGGGCGACCGTCCGTGGACAGTGCCGGTGTCCCTGACGACGCTTATGGATGTTCCTGAAATTTTGGAGCGTTTCGTCCCGAGTTTTGACACGCTGTTTTTAGGGGTCAAGGAGACTGAGGCGGAGGCATTGACGCGATCCGGACATCCGTTGGGCTGGTTGTTGCATGTGCTTCAAAAGGAGCATTCGGACAAGACAGAGATAAGCGAAGCACTAACAGATGCCGTGTCGCATTTAGCGTCAGTAGATGAGGATTTCGCACCGCAAATTGCGGAGGCACTCCGGTATTTTGTGCAGTTGATATTCCATCGGCGTTCTCTTGACGAGCGCGATGCGTTAGTAGATATTATTAGACAACATATTCAAGACGATAAGGAGTTAGAGACAATGGCACAGACAACGGCTGAGTTTCTCATAGAACAAGGCAAAGCGGAAGGTAAAGTGGAAGGCAAAGCGGAAGGTAAAGCAGAAGGCATAGAACAAGGCAAAGCAGAAGGTAAAGCGGAAGGTAAAGTGGAAGGTAAACAGGACGCGGTCCTCAAACTCCTGCAGCTCCGATTTCAGAACGTGCCTGAAGTGCTTTCACGTGAAATCAGCAATATCCACAATTTACTGCTCCTCGACGCGCTTTTAGAGCAAGCGATGACCGCGCAAAGTTTAGATGAAATAGATACGCATTTCTCCTTAAACTCTCCCTGA
- a CDS encoding restriction endonuclease subunit S, with product MKRYPEYKESGVEWIGGMPKHWEVLKVKRVGLSNPSKNNPKTTCLKDQQVVFLPMERVHTDGTIDQELRLPYSQLKNGYTYFEEGDILIAKVTPCFENGKIVHIKNLATSVGFGSTEFIVIRPDLQTVFPPFLYYIFRSKPLRSIGKHFMTSAVGLKRVPTEFVENFRVPIPAYQEQTQIANFLDRKTGQIDELIRIKERQIELLQEQRTVLINQAVTKGLDPNVDMKLSGMEWIGEIPAHWEVNRLKYVAKILPSNVDKHIYPDEIQVRLCNYTDVYYNDYITVDTVLKKGSCKESEFVQFVLRKGDVIITKDSETPDDIGVPTYVKDDLNDVVCGYHLTLIRPLACRGEFIFRFIQSDRTRRYFAVNSNGITRYGLGKASIENLLLPIPPDSEQRQIANFLDDKTEQIDELIAAEQRKIELLKEYRQSLISEAVTGKIDVRNEV from the coding sequence ATGAAACGTTACCCTGAATATAAAGAGAGTGGTGTGGAGTGGATTGGGGGGATGCCGAAACATTGGGAAGTCTTGAAAGTGAAACGTGTTGGTTTGAGTAATCCTTCCAAGAATAATCCTAAGACGACTTGTCTTAAAGATCAGCAGGTGGTTTTCCTTCCAATGGAGCGGGTTCATACTGATGGGACGATTGACCAAGAATTAAGGTTGCCTTACTCTCAACTGAAAAATGGCTACACCTATTTTGAGGAAGGTGATATTCTCATAGCAAAAGTAACTCCTTGTTTTGAAAATGGAAAGATTGTCCACATAAAGAATTTGGCAACTTCAGTTGGGTTTGGCTCGACTGAGTTTATTGTCATTCGTCCTGATCTGCAAACGGTATTTCCACCTTTTTTGTATTATATTTTCCGTAGTAAACCACTTCGTAGCATTGGTAAACATTTTATGACCAGTGCGGTTGGTCTGAAACGAGTCCCAACTGAGTTTGTTGAAAATTTTCGGGTTCCAATACCGGCTTACCAAGAACAAACCCAAATCGCCAACTTTCTTGACCGGAAGACCGGACAGATTGACGAGCTCATCCGCATTAAAGAACGACAGATAGAACTGCTGCAGGAACAACGCACGGTGCTGATAAATCAGGCAGTGACAAAAGGACTTGACCCGAATGTGGACATGAAACTGTCGGGTATGGAGTGGATTGGGGAGATACCAGCGCATTGGGAAGTCAATAGACTCAAATACGTTGCGAAGATACTACCAAGTAATGTTGATAAACATATCTATCCAGATGAGATCCAGGTCAGATTATGCAATTATACCGATGTTTATTACAACGATTATATTACAGTTGATACCGTTTTGAAAAAGGGTAGTTGTAAGGAAAGTGAGTTTGTGCAATTTGTTTTGAGGAAAGGCGATGTTATAATTACCAAAGACTCTGAAACCCCAGATGATATTGGCGTTCCAACTTATGTCAAAGACGATTTAAACGATGTTGTGTGTGGGTATCATTTAACATTGATTAGACCACTTGCTTGTCGTGGCGAGTTCATTTTTAGGTTTATTCAATCCGATAGGACGAGAAGATATTTTGCGGTGAATTCAAATGGAATTACCAGATATGGCTTGGGAAAAGCATCAATTGAAAATCTGCTCTTACCCATACCCCCTGATTCCGAACAACGCCAAATCGCCAATTTCCTTGACGACAAAACCGAGCAGATTGACGAACTGATAGCCGCGGAGCAGCGAAAGATCGAACTCCTCAAAGAATACCGTCAATCCCTCATCTCCGAAGCGGTGACCGGCAAGATAGATGTACGAAATGAGGTTTAG